Genomic DNA from Flavobacterium sp. N502540:
CTTGATTAGGATTTACGAGTACTATTGCATATATCTCTCCTCCAGTAAAAATATAGGTTGTCCTGATAAGATTATTATTGTTATACATCTGCAAAATGGCATATACATCTCCTGATGACGGGGGCGTATTATCAGGATGATTATGCAAAACAGCAAAAGCTGCCTGTCTTATCGTAATCGCTTCAACATTATAGCGTGTACCATTTTTCATTTCAGTCTGATAAATTGTTCCACTGGCAGAGTTTGTTAAAGTAATGCTGTGTTCAATATTTGGATCAGCACTAAGTATTTTATCTTTAGCTAATAAAAATGTAGAATTCTGAGCAAGAGTACTCATGCTTACAGCATGGGCGCAGGGATCAAGATTTGTATATGGCGGGACATAAAGACCTCCTCCGGGAAAACCTGGTACTCCTGGGCTAGGTACTGCATCAGGAACCCATCTCCAGGCGTTGCATGTAGTAAAAGGGCCTACTGTAACATAATAGGAACATTCAAATCTAGAATTTATATTACCTTTTTCTGAATAGTTGTGCAGTCTTACTTCCTGTCCTTTTTCATATTCCCCTGAGTAGATAATTTTGTTTTCCTCGTTTTGAATAGTTATATAACCAGCATATTCTGTATCTAACCTATAAAGATCAAAACTTTTTCTTTTTTCATCAAAATGAGAATCCTTAGTTGTATAAACAATCGTATATTCCCTGTTTATTCCTCTATTGTTTCCTATAAAAAGCAATGACATGTAGGTTTTGTAGTTGCTATCATCAATAACATTGGTTGTAGTATTTTCTTGTAATGTAAGGGGTACTTCAATAATGTTTTCCGTTTCAATATTTGAAACAACAGCGTTATCCCAATTTATCTTTTCTATATAAGGCAAAGTCTCTAAAATATGGTTTTTACTTTCAAACCATTTTTTTGCAACATTCGAAGAAGAATTTTGCATCTCTTGTTCGTTTATTTCTGCTTGGCATCCGATCAGAAAAAGTGGAAAAACTAACCATAAAAAGAAAAAAATTTCTTTAAACAGAAACTTCAAAATAAATACGGACAGATTCAGCCGTTTAAAAGGTAAAGTCATAATTTCGTTATTAATATTTATAATTTTAGTGGTTAAAATATAAAATTAATCTTACATATGAAATTAGAATTCCATCTTTTTAATATATCGTCAAACAAATAACAAACGATTTGAATAGTATGATATCACTTGCTCTACGATGTATCCGGTAGGCATATGTACTTAGTTTTTTAATATTCAATTATATATTTAAAAAAAAGAAACAGGATTGCTCCTGTTCCGATTTAATTCAATCCTTTTTTGACACTTTCTAGAATAATGCAATAAGTACCAAATATGACCTCTATGCTATCGTATATTTCTTTTCTGTAACCGTATTGGTAGTTTCCGTTGTTACACTGTCTATAAATCGCCATTCGGCTTCAGAACCGGATGCTGTAAATTTAAGATAGGTATATCCTCGCTTGTACAAATTGGCATATTCTAAATCATCGATCAGGACTGTAAAGGCTTGTGCCAGTTCTATCGCTTTTGTAGGGTCTGAAGTAATTCCGAAATACGATTCTAATCCCGGTGACGAAACTGAACTGCATGCTATTTCAGTCCCTATTCGTTTCCCCTGCATATCGGTAAGTTTACCCATCCATGCATTGTGGGTATCTCCGGCCAAAACCACTACATTTTTTCCGGAAAGCATCGCGTATAATTGTTCTCTTTCGGCAAAATAACCGTCCCAGGCATCCAGATTATAAGGTAAAGTTGTAGTAACTCTCGCGATTTCCTGAGCCGTTAATGAAGGATCTCCTTGTTTATGTCTCATTTTAATCACCACAAGTTGGGAGATTGTTGCCGTAAGTGCCTTCATAGTCGCTGGTGTTGCGCTTCCTAATTTAGTGACTTCTCCTAAAATTTGATTCAAAAGCATCAATAACTCAGCAGGAATCAGCATTTTGGTCATCAGGATTTGCTGGCCCAGTACTTTCCATTTAGCGGTATCTGCATTGATCTGCGATCCCAGCCATGTCATTTGTTCGCTTCCAATTAGTTTTCTGTTGGTATTTAACAGATCGGTTTTGAATTTTGTCTGGTCAAAATTTCCGCTATTATCGATATAATCACCGTAATTCAGCTGCTTATCTCTCGCAATCACTCTGGTATCCATCATGTAAAGGGAAAGAATAGTACCGAAATTGAAGCTTCTGTAAATTCTAAAATCTTTTCCTGTTTTAAGCGGAATATACTCGCTATAAGCCTGGAAAGCGGCCATTTTTCTCACCTGAAAATCTCCTTCGGAAGGCTGATGGTTCTCGGCACCGGATTTATAGGTATCGTTAGCAAATTCATGGTCGTCCCAAACGCATATAAACGGTTTTTTCTGATGCAGCAACTGCAGATTTTTATCTCCTCTATATTGTCTGTATCGTTCTCTGTAATCGCTAAGACTTGTAATCTCTCTGGCGGGTTTATGTTCTCTGCCCAGCGGGTTGGTAAACGGATTTGTTCCGTACTGTCCCGGCGCATATTCGTAAATATAATCTCCCAAATGCACCACTACATCGGCCTCTGAAGAAGCAATCGCTCCGTACACGTTGAAAAGTCCAGCCGGAAAATTAGAACAGGAAACAACAGCCATTTTTACGTCATTTACACTGTCTGTTTTAGAGGGTAATGTGCGAGTTTCTCCGATAACCGTAACTTGTTTGGTTTTGGTATTATAAAATCTATAATAATATTTTGTATTCGATGGAATATTCTGAACATCTACCGCTATTGTAAAATCATTTGTAGAAGATGCTGCTGCCTGCCCTTTTCTGGTTATTTCAGTAAACGAGGCATTCTTACTTATTTCCCAATTAATTTCGGCATCGGAGCCTGCTGAATATCTTGTCCAGATAATCACTCCGGTTTCAGTAGGGTCAAAACTGGCTACTCCTGTTTCAAAACCTTCGTTTTTCATTCCATCCGGAGCACCGTCATGGTCTGGTTTGTCATCGTTACTGCAGCTTTCAATCAATGGGGCGATGAAAACTCCTCCGGCAACCAATAAAGAATTTCTAAGAAACCTTCTTCTGCCTAAATCCTTGTTCTTTTCCATAAAAAAATTTTTATGTCAAAAAAACGATTTAATCTTAAGGCCAAAGTTATGGCATATTTAAAATTGTCTTACATTACTATTAAGAATTCATTTACTAAAATAAAGTAAGAAGTAATATTGTATAGTTATTATTTAAGTAGCGAAGTCAAAGACATTTGCATAGCTTTCCAATTGAACTCTTCAGAGATTCGAAAACTCAATTTGCCGCGAATACTAGCAATTATCAACCACTTTTACTCATAGATTAATTTTTCTAAGTACTCGTCCATTTTACTTTTCCATTCTATATCTTGGTTTTCTTCCGAAATTTCAAACATTTTTAGAATCCCGTCGATCTCATTTTTTTTTCTTTTGAAATATTCAGTGGCAATTTCTATTTCGCTAAAGAATTCTGTGTGAACCATTAATCCATAAATTCCGAATGTAATAGCAAATGGAATACTTCCGGCGTTGGCTTCAATCGTTATTCTAGAACCATTTATATTCTCCTGATCATTTAAAATCTTACCTCCTTCAGAACCTTTCTTTCCAATTGAATTTCCGTTGTTGTATCTGACCCAATTTTCGGTTAATTCAATTTCGACATTTATAAATACTTCCGGTGTTGATTTTCTAAATATTCTTTTGATAAATTCTTTCACTTTAGTTTTTTAAATATCTTTAAAAGTTACTTTTCCAAAATTTATTTTTTCCATCTCATACATAAAAGGCATATGCGAGCCGGCTGTCCATTCTCCATTTTTAAAAATAAAAGATAAATGTCTTCTCATAGAGTTTTCGGGAGCAAAAACTTGAAGATTATCCCCTTCACCAGGTTGATAATCGAAATCAAAACAGTTATTAGTATTAAGTACCATAAGCATTCTTTCGTTTGTCAAATCTTCTGTTAAAACTTCCTCCGGCCTGTACCCCATTCCGTCCATTGTCGTTTTACTGTAGCCCATGCATTTTTCTAACGTCCAGGTAAAGTCGACACGTCTTTTCTTTCTGTTTTTTCGGGAATTCTTGTGGTGAATAATGGTATCCATTCCATTTGGAACACAGGTACAAAGTTTAATTTCTTTTCCGTTTACGCACATATATTTTGAGATTAGAAATGGTTATTCAAATGCAATTTTTTCCCCTTTATTTAAATTAATGCTCTCTAATGAGGTCCCTTAACGAATCATTATTGACAGATAGTCCTTTATCTCTAATTACTTCTGATGTGCAACAAAATTTAATACTTAATTAATTACTGAATATAATATGGTATACTGTACAAACATCTTACTGGTTCACCATCTATAGTAGCCGGAATCCATTTTGGGCATAATTTTAAAACCCTCTCTAATTCTTTTCCTGACCCATATCCAAAATCACGAAGAATTTCTATCTGAGACAAGGTTCCGTCTTTTTCTATTATCATAGTCGCAAAAACTGCCCCAGCCAGATATTCATCCTCAGCCACTTCTTTAGGTACAACATAATTCTTGGCTAAGAAAATATGAAATTTTTGAATACCACCCGGATATTTAGGTAAATCACTAACAGATCCAAAGTTGTAAACCTTGCTGTCATTTTCATGAAGTTTATTTTGAGATTTGCTTTCTACTCTTATAACCGAACTTTTCTGTGGTGGTTTACTATTATTTTGGCAACTAAAGAGTAGTACAAAACTAAAAACTGTAAAATACATTCTTCTCATAGGTGTTTATTTAGTACAATTGATTTTGAATAATTTGAACTCTCACACTCCGCAAATGACTCTGCCTTTAAACCAACATGTTACTATTTATTTTAACTGATGAAAGAGGCTATAGTATCAATCTTTTTCAAAAACAAAACCTTCATCTAACAGTTTTTCTAAAGTTATATTATCAAACATATCCTTTGACAAACTCATTTTTTTAATTTTCATTTCAAGAGGAAACTGAATCGAACTCAATTTGTTGTTCTTTAGTTGAGCCTCTTTTAATTTATTATTTTTCGAAAGATTGATGTCTTCCAACATTGTATTTTGCAAACTCAAATTACTTAGCAAATCATTTTTTGACAAATCAATAGATTTTAGCGGGTTTTCATTGATATAAAGTCTTTCAAGAAATAAATTTTGAGATAAATCTAGTTCAGACAAGCCCATTGAATTAATAAACAACTCAATCAATTTAGTGTTATGAGTGACATCTAAAAAGGTATGATTGATCTTTTCATATGACCACCTGTAAAAATCTCCACCCAGATGAAGATATTTTAAATTTATATTTTTTTCAAGATTTATATTTGAAAATGCATTATCTCCAATACGTAATTCTTCTAACAGTATGTTGTTAAAAAGATTAATTTCAGATATCTGGTTCCAAGTTAAATCCAATTTCTTCAATTTATAAAGTCTTGTAACATCTATTGAACTAATCTCGCTATTTTCTAAAGTAAGATCTTCTAATTCAGGAAGTCCATTTTCACCCCAGCTACATGAACCACCATATGAACAATATATTTTTTTAAGTCTTTTATTGTTTTCATTTAGACAAGCATCAAAATTCAGCATATGGCTAATATATAATTCCTCAAGATTCACATTATGCGTTAAATCAATCTCATCGATATCATTTAAACCATCAAAAACTATTTTTCTCAGGTTTATATTTGCTCTTAAACTTAAATTTTCTAAAAATAGATTCTCTAGTTTTAAAATTTCAAGAGAGGCATTTTTTGAAAAATCAATTTCTGTAAGATGCTCACTGTTTTTAATATCAATCTTTTTTAACTTAGGGTTAAAGGTCAAGTTCAGCTCTTGTAAATCAAATGAATCTATAGTTAACACTTCCAGATTAGGAAAATACTTAATTTCATCTATACAAGTAAAGTTATACCCCTCACAATTAAGTTCGGTTACTTTCATTAACGAATCAATTTTTAGATCAGATATCATTTTTTTAAAATTCTCATCTTTAAAATGAATATCAGATATTTTCTTTGCATTTCCTCTTTCTCTAATACGCTGAAACCAAACTATTAAGTTATTCATATCTTTTTTCTGAATCTATAATTTATTGCTTTTGTAGTCAAAGTTGATACTAAATCATAAAATTCCCTCAACAAATCAACAACAATCGATACTCACCATCGTTTTCTATGGGTGCTCTATGAATACATGGCAATACTTGTTGTTTGGGATGGTCTACAGCCAGACGCCAAAGATGACCCAAGCCTAAATTAACAGGTGCTGCATGGGGATGTAACTGATAATGCAAATCGAAATAATTTTCCTCTAAAAAACTTTCGAATTCTTCCTCTGGTCCGTCGTGCAGCTCTTGTAATTTTGCACGGATTTCCGGAATTAGGATTTTTTGTTCTGCCTGCGAATTAGCAACAATATCACTTGCTGCTCCGTGGTAGGTACATAAAAAAGTATCGGTTGCAATGGGCGAACGATCTACATGAAACGAGTACACATCTGTCGAGATGAAATCAAATTCGTCATCACGTTCGTAACACTTTAGTAAATTAAGTGAGGGCGAAGCTCCAAAATCAGTTAATAATTGTAAATCTTTTAAGATAACTTCTCTGGCTATACTCCCCTTTTCGGTGAGTTCAAGTGCGATTAGATCTTCGGGGTAAACTACTGTGATATTTTCTTCTAAAGATAATTTAACTACAATTTCGTTAAAATCACCGTCCAAATTTCTGTACCAGCACAGTGCATTCCTTTCTCCTTTGAAATGAGTCTGTACCAGTTCAGAGAAAGTAGCGACTACTCCTATTTGATTGTTGTTCAAAAATGTGTTGCTCATGTATTACAAAATATTCTATTTAAACCCATAGAAACCTAGTTTTGTTACCGCGCTAAGGCATTTCATTTGCATAAATAAACATAGCAAACCCTATGCTTTTTAACTAAGTGAAACGTCTTTCGAGAAGTCAGAATCTATGTTTCTATGTGTTTAAGAATGATTATACTCAACGGATAATAGCAGACTAATCCGGTAAAAGTTATTTATTTTTTTGTTTTATAAACTTTGTAAAATATAAAAAGAATACCCAACCAAATAGGAATTAATTCTACGGATAACTTCATATCGGTCATCCACATGATGGTTAAAATTCCCAATAAAAATACCAAACAGATATAATTACTTACCGGATAAAATATCGATGGAAACATCGTTTTAGTGCTTTCCTGCTCTTTCGTACGCCTGAATCTTAGATGCGTGTAAGAAATCATTCCCCAATTGATAATTAAAGAAGATACCACTAAAGACATTAAAATGCTAAAAGCTTCTTCTGGAATTACTTTATTGATTAAAATACAGATCGCTGCAAAGCAGGAAGAAATTAAAATAGCATTAATAGGTACATATTTATTATTTAACTTCTTTAAAAACTTAGGTGCATTACCCTGATCTGCTAAACCGTATAACATACGTGAGTTACTGTATACACTACTATTGTATACTGATAAAGCTGCGGTTAAAACAATTAAATTAAGCACATTGGCAATCAGGCGGGTAAAGTATATTTTGGTACCAAACAACTCAAACTCCATTCCGTTTAAATTTTGAAAAACCATTACAAACGGACTACTGTCTGTCGTTATTTGTCGCCAGGGAGACAAAGCAAATAAAATAACCAATGCTCCTACATAAAAGATAAGGATTCTATAGATCACCTGATTGGTTGCTTTTGGAATGTTTTTCTCCGGATTTTCTGCCTCAGCAGCGGTAATTCCAATTAGCTCTAAACCACCAAAAGAGAACATAATCAGTGCCATTGCAGATAACAAGCCCTGAAAACTACCCGATGCTGTTTTTTCAAAGAAACCTTTCGGAAAAAAACCGCCATCGTTGTATAAATTATGAATGGTAGCTTGCTCCCCTCCTGTACCACTTATCAGCAGATAAGTACCAAAAAGGATCATGGCAATAATGGCAACCACTTTTATGATTGAAAACCAAAATTCGGTTTCTCCGTACACTTTTACCGAAGCGAAATTTAAAGCATTTATAACGAGGAAGAAAAATAAACTGGATGCCCACAGCGGAATTTCGGGCCACCAAAACTGTACATAAACCCCAATGGCTGTAAGTTCGGCCATACTCACCAGAATGTATAAAATCCAATAATTCCAACCTGATGCAAAACCCGCAAAAGAACCACAATATTTATAAGCAAAGTGACTAAAGCTTCCTGAAACAGGCTCTTCGACAACCATTTCGCCCAATTGTCTCATAATAAAAAAGGCTATAATACCGGCAACTGCATATCCCAGAATAACAGATGGTCCTGCTAATACAGCCGCTGGGCCAATACCGAGAAAAAGACCGGTTCCTATTGATCCTCCTAAAGCAATTAATTGAATGTGACGGTTGGTCAGCCCACGTTTAAGCTGATTCTCTTCTACGACTTCCTGATTATTTTTCACAAATTAGATTTTTAAATGAGTTGACAGCGAAGATAAGTTAAAAAAGGAATCGTACAAAGTATGTTCTGCACTAAAACTTTTATGAGATCGCCCTACGATTGAGAGCTTTCTGAAAGCATGCCAATGACAACCCCCGAATTCTAATTTTTAATGCGAAGATTAAAAAGAAAAACGGCATTGAATTTTGTTTCAATGCCGTTTTTAAAATTTATTTAAAAGAAATTCTCAGGTTATTTTCCAAAAATATATCGAATTGAAAATTGTGCCTGCCAAACATCAAATGCTGAAGCATTTTTCTGGAATGTATCTTTAATTAAATATCGGTTTCCATCAGGATCTGTTTGCGTAGCCAGGGTATAAACCGGAACATTGCCTGCGGTTGTAGAAGAGTAAGCCAATACGTTAGGATTAGTGGCTCTTTGTGTCACTCCCCAGTTTTTGTTGATCATGTTTGTAAAATTCAGAATGTCTGCTCTAAATTGGAAAGAGTTCTTTTTACCTGCTATTTTGATATAAACGTCTTGCGAAATAGACAAATCTAATCGGTGCAACATCGGCAGGATAGCTGCATTTCTTTCTGCATATTGACCTCTTCTTGTACGAAGATATTTGTCCTGATCAATGTAGGCATCGAATGCTGCTCTTTGTTCTGCCTCTGTATAAGTCCTGGTTGTTGTAACGTCTTTTACAGTACTTGATACTGTTAGAGGTGCAAAACTAAGTTGGGATGCACTATTTGGTACGTATAACAGATCGTTTCCGTTTACTCTGTCTCCATTCATATCACCACTATAAGCATAAGTAAAAGGATTCGCTGTTTCTCCGATATACCCCAGATTGATGGAAGTAGCACCGCCCAAACCTTTTCCGTATTCAATTCTGTATCCCAGAACACCAACTAAACGATGGGGTGTGTTATTATTGGATAATGATACGTCTAAATCATTATTTCCGTTTACAGATCTGGCACTTGTCCATGATCCTGAAGCAATAGATCCCGGAGAAATTAAATCGGCAGCTTCAGAATGTGTGTAGGCGAAAGATCCCCAAAGTCCTTTTTGGTATGGATACTCTAGTTTGAAGGTTGTAGAATAAAAATATCCTTTATCAGAATTGGTTAAAACAATCCCATTTGAAACATTATCATTTATTCTCGTTCCGTTATCATTTCTTGAATATCTTGGACGGTTATCTGCTCCTGTAAAAGTTCCGACTGGTGCGTCAAAATTGGCATTATAGTAATTGATTGCATTGATATTTTTTTGGATTACTCCTTCAATCGTACCTACAAATCCAAATGGAAGTTTTTGGTCGACCGCCATCGTAGTTTTCCATACTTGCGGATATTTGAACTTTTTATCTGTAAAGGCTAAATCAAAAGTGGAAGGAAGCGTTGGAGTTGACGGAGTGAAATATTGTGCAGGCCTTGGTGTAAAACCATAACCTCCTGCGGCTAAAGCAGCACCACTTGCATCGATAAAACCTGTAAGCACACCATTATTTCCAATTTGGTTTGACAAATATACGGCAGGGGCTCTTCCGGTAAATACACCTGAACCTCCTCTTACTATGGTTGAAGCGTCTCCATTAAAATCTAAATTGAAACCTACTCTTGGTTCAAATAAATATTGTGCATCGGGCATTTCTCCTGTATTGAATTTTTCTCCGTTTGCAAAAGTCATCGCCGTTACTGTTGGATTCTCTAACGCAGTGTCGGCAAACCATACTCTGGATGCTCTAAGTCCTACTGACAGTTTGAATCTGTCGCTTAGTTTAATTTCGTCCTGAGCATATAAATCCAGTTTGTTTGTTTTCAGAACCTGTAAAGGTTCAACTGCACCCGGTAAAGCGGAGTATCTGTACTGAAAACGTGCAGGTGAAGTAGCCGTTGCTGTGGAAGGTGCTCCTCCATTTGCTGCTGATTGATCTGCTGCTGCGTAAAAATCTGCTAAAGAGTTGAATATATAAACACCATTTGATCCGGAAAAGAATAAATTGCTTGATTTGAAGTATTCAAAATTAGCTCCTAAAATAATGGAATGTTTACCAATAGTTTTGGTTAAGTTGTCTGTAAAATGCAGCGTTGAATAACTAAGTTTGTTTCCTTGCGTAAATGGATCTAAACCTACAGATATATAATTTGCTGTACCCTTCTTGATATCAATTGTAGGGAACAATCCTCCTCCCTGAAGCCCTCTGTCTTCAATTTGTTTATCGTAACCAGCGATAAAATTGTTGTACCATGAATTACCTAATTTACTGTTCAATTCCAATACAATAGATCTGGTATTGTCTAAGATTGTATAACCACTGTTTTTGAATGACATTGCTAAGGTACTTGTTCTTCTGTTTCCAAAACCTAATGAGTTGGAATTTGAAGTTAGCTCGTCTGACGATGAATCATGATGTACATAACGTGCCGTAAGTTTATGATTATCATTAATATTCCAGTCTATTCTCGCTAAGAATTTTTTAGATGTTTTAGTAGCATCATAGTTTTCCCATGGACCTGTTTCATAACCAAACTTATCTCTCATATAATTAGAAAGAGTCTGCATTTCCTGATAAGTCGGTTCTGATATCTGAGCCCCGCCTTGTGGCGATCCTGTGGAAGTCCATGTTGTTGCCGGGCTTGTATTTTCGATGGTTTCGAAGTTTCCAAAGAAAAATATTTTGTCTTTAATAATGGGTGCTCCAATACGTGCTCCCCATATTTTTTCATCAAATTTTCCGGGTTTGATAGTCACATCTTTTCCGGGATGTGTTCCAATAAAACTGGATTTATTGCTTCTGAAAGAGTTATAAACCGATCCTTCGATTTCGTTTGTTCCACTTCTGGTAACAGCGTTAATTCCAGACCCAAGAAATCCCGACTGACGAATATCGTAAGGGGCAATATTAACC
This window encodes:
- a CDS encoding DUF1826 domain-containing protein, producing the protein MSNTFLNNNQIGVVATFSELVQTHFKGERNALCWYRNLDGDFNEIVVKLSLEENITVVYPEDLIALELTEKGSIAREVILKDLQLLTDFGASPSLNLLKCYERDDEFDFISTDVYSFHVDRSPIATDTFLCTYHGAASDIVANSQAEQKILIPEIRAKLQELHDGPEEEFESFLEENYFDLHYQLHPHAAPVNLGLGHLWRLAVDHPKQQVLPCIHRAPIENDGEYRLLLIC
- a CDS encoding amino acid permease — its product is MKNNQEVVEENQLKRGLTNRHIQLIALGGSIGTGLFLGIGPAAVLAGPSVILGYAVAGIIAFFIMRQLGEMVVEEPVSGSFSHFAYKYCGSFAGFASGWNYWILYILVSMAELTAIGVYVQFWWPEIPLWASSLFFFLVINALNFASVKVYGETEFWFSIIKVVAIIAMILFGTYLLISGTGGEQATIHNLYNDGGFFPKGFFEKTASGSFQGLLSAMALIMFSFGGLELIGITAAEAENPEKNIPKATNQVIYRILIFYVGALVILFALSPWRQITTDSSPFVMVFQNLNGMEFELFGTKIYFTRLIANVLNLIVLTAALSVYNSSVYSNSRMLYGLADQGNAPKFLKKLNNKYVPINAILISSCFAAICILINKVIPEEAFSILMSLVVSSLIINWGMISYTHLRFRRTKEQESTKTMFPSIFYPVSNYICLVFLLGILTIMWMTDMKLSVELIPIWLGILFIFYKVYKTKK
- a CDS encoding energy transducer TonB — encoded protein: MRRMYFTVFSFVLLFSCQNNSKPPQKSSVIRVESKSQNKLHENDSKVYNFGSVSDLPKYPGGIQKFHIFLAKNYVVPKEVAEDEYLAGAVFATMIIEKDGTLSQIEILRDFGYGSGKELERVLKLCPKWIPATIDGEPVRCLYSIPYYIQ
- a CDS encoding alkaline phosphatase D family protein gives rise to the protein MEKNKDLGRRRFLRNSLLVAGGVFIAPLIESCSNDDKPDHDGAPDGMKNEGFETGVASFDPTETGVIIWTRYSAGSDAEINWEISKNASFTEITRKGQAAASSTNDFTIAVDVQNIPSNTKYYYRFYNTKTKQVTVIGETRTLPSKTDSVNDVKMAVVSCSNFPAGLFNVYGAIASSEADVVVHLGDYIYEYAPGQYGTNPFTNPLGREHKPAREITSLSDYRERYRQYRGDKNLQLLHQKKPFICVWDDHEFANDTYKSGAENHQPSEGDFQVRKMAAFQAYSEYIPLKTGKDFRIYRSFNFGTILSLYMMDTRVIARDKQLNYGDYIDNSGNFDQTKFKTDLLNTNRKLIGSEQMTWLGSQINADTAKWKVLGQQILMTKMLIPAELLMLLNQILGEVTKLGSATPATMKALTATISQLVVIKMRHKQGDPSLTAQEIARVTTTLPYNLDAWDGYFAEREQLYAMLSGKNVVVLAGDTHNAWMGKLTDMQGKRIGTEIACSSVSSPGLESYFGITSDPTKAIELAQAFTVLIDDLEYANLYKRGYTYLKFTASGSEAEWRFIDSVTTETTNTVTEKKYTIA
- a CDS encoding TonB-dependent receptor, whose product is MRKVIFILIILLSAYGHAQVTSSAMSGTIRSNKGEPLPGATVEIIHKPTGTKYYSTTGFDGGYAAQGLRPGGPYTLKVTYIGYKTTEITDINVGLGNNLTVNVKIDEEPNALQEVVVTTKSNGNFNKGKTGASQQFTNREIVAVPVLGARSVNSITKYNANAGANGTFGGQDSRLNNFTIDGSVFNNGFGLGSESQAGGRTGSTAISLDAIEQLQVNIAPYDIRQSGFLGSGINAVTRSGTNEIEGSVYNSFRSNKSSFIGTHPGKDVTIKPGKFDEKIWGARIGAPIIKDKIFFFGNFETIENTSPATTWTSTGSPQGGAQISEPTYQEMQTLSNYMRDKFGYETGPWENYDATKTSKKFLARIDWNINDNHKLTARYVHHDSSSDELTSNSNSLGFGNRRTSTLAMSFKNSGYTILDNTRSIVLELNSKLGNSWYNNFIAGYDKQIEDRGLQGGGLFPTIDIKKGTANYISVGLDPFTQGNKLSYSTLHFTDNLTKTIGKHSIILGANFEYFKSSNLFFSGSNGVYIFNSLADFYAAADQSAANGGAPSTATATSPARFQYRYSALPGAVEPLQVLKTNKLDLYAQDEIKLSDRFKLSVGLRASRVWFADTALENPTVTAMTFANGEKFNTGEMPDAQYLFEPRVGFNLDFNGDASTIVRGGSGVFTGRAPAVYLSNQIGNNGVLTGFIDASGAALAAGGYGFTPRPAQYFTPSTPTLPSTFDLAFTDKKFKYPQVWKTTMAVDQKLPFGFVGTIEGVIQKNINAINYYNANFDAPVGTFTGADNRPRYSRNDNGTRINDNVSNGIVLTNSDKGYFYSTTFKLEYPYQKGLWGSFAYTHSEAADLISPGSIASGSWTSARSVNGNNDLDVSLSNNNTPHRLVGVLGYRIEYGKGLGGATSINLGYIGETANPFTYAYSGDMNGDRVNGNDLLYVPNSASQLSFAPLTVSSTVKDVTTTRTYTEAEQRAAFDAYIDQDKYLRTRRGQYAERNAAILPMLHRLDLSISQDVYIKIAGKKNSFQFRADILNFTNMINKNWGVTQRATNPNVLAYSSTTAGNVPVYTLATQTDPDGNRYLIKDTFQKNASAFDVWQAQFSIRYIFGK